GGTGGCGGAGCACCCGTGGCACGACCTCGCGCCCGGGGTGGCGCCGGGGCTCGCGCTCACGGTCAGCATCGGCCTCGCGTCGACGGCGGACCTGGCGGGGTTCGCGAGCGGAGACGGGCACGGGGATGACGAGCCCGCGGGTCGCGCGCCGGATACCGAGCTGCAGCGGCTCGTCGACGAGCGCCTTTACCTCGCCAAGCGGGGCGGTCGCAACCGCACGGTGGCCACGGGGCGCGAAGACTAGCCCCGTCCGCGGGGGTAGACTGACCCTCACGACATGCGTGCCCAGGCGACGCGGCGGCCCTCCGGCCGGCGCGTCGCCGCCGTACCAGCAGTCCAGCAGGAGGTCGTATGAGCCCGCTCGATCCGAAGCGCACCGTGCAAGAACTCAAGGACCTGCGCGCCCTGACGGGCGACGAGAACGGCGCTTGGCGCGTCGCCTGGACGGACACGTGGCTGAGGGCCAGGGAGTTCATGCGCGAGAAGACGGACGCGCTCGGCCTCGAGACGCACATGGACGCCGCCGGCAACGTCTGGTCGACCTTGCCTGGCGAGTCGCCCGTAGAGCTCCTCATCGGCGGGCACATCGACTCCGTGCCGGGCGGCGGCTGGCTCGACGGCTGCCTGAACGTGCTGGCCGGGCTCGAGGTCGTGCGCCGCATCAAGGACGAGTACGGCGGCAGGCCGCCCGTGACCGTACGGCTCGTCGACTGGGCCGACGAGGAGGGCGCCCGCTTCGGCCGCAGCCTCCTCGGCTCGAGCGCCGCGGGTGGCACCCTCGTGCCCGACGAGGAGCGCCATCGCAAGGACGCCGACGGCGTGCTGCTCGTAGAGGCCCTGAAGCGCTGCGGCGTGGACCTCGACACCATGAACGACGCGCACGCCGAGCTGAGGAACGCGGGCGCCTACCTGGAGCTCCACATCGAGCAGGGGCCCGTCCTCCTCGACCTCGACCTGCCGCTCGGCGTCGTGCTCGGCACGTTCGGCGTGGAGCGCCACGGCATCCACTTCCGCGGCCAGGCGGCGCACTCCGGCTCCACCCCCATGAACCGCAGGCGCGACGCCTTCCTCGCCGCCGGCAAGATGAGCCAGGAGATCTACGCGATCACGGACGAGCTGGGCGGCGTGTGCACGATCGGCTCGTGCGTCACGCGCCCCGGCATCGTCACGTCCGTCGTGGCCGAGTGCGACATCACTCTCGACCAGCGGCACCTCGACCGCGTGGCGTTGACGAGGATGTACGAGCGCGCCGTCGAGGCGTCCGAGCGTTTCGCCGCCGAGGGGGGCGTCGAGGTGACGTGGAGCAAGATCTGGGGCATCGACCCCATGCCGTTCCACCCCGAGCTCATCGAGCTGGCGGACGAGGCCGTGCGCGAGGCGAGCGGCGCCTCGCACCGGCTGCCCAGCGGCCCGTTGCACGACGCCGCCGAGGTGGCCCGGGCCGGCATCCCGACGGTCATGCTGTTCGTGCAGAGCCTGCACGGCATCTCGCACAACAAGATCGAGGACACGAAGGAAGAGCACATCGAGCAGTCGGTCGTCGCCCTGGACCGGCTCGCCAGCAAGACGATCGCCTGGCTGCGGCGCTGAGGGGCGCCCGCGGGGCGGCGTGAGCCCCGCCCGCGGTGCTCGCGCGGTCTTGGTCCTGGCGGGCGGCCCGGCGCTCCCCCTTGGCCTCAGGCCACCTTCCCCCTGAGCCGGTTCCCGAGCTTCGCCCGCGGGCTGGGCCGGCCCGTGCGCGCCTCCTCGCGGTCGGCCGAGCGGGTCAGCCACAACCCTGTGTTCACACCGACGTAGCGCAGCGGCTCCGGCTCCCAGCGGGGCCAGCGGTGTTGGACCCACGGGAGGTCGGTGCGTTCGCTCGTGCGCCCCAGCACGAGCTCGGCGAGGGTGCGCCCGGCCAGGTTCGAGAGGGCCACGCCGTCGCCGACGTACCCGCCCGCGTGCCCCAGCGCCGTGACCCGGTCGTACGTCACGCTCGGCCGCCAGTCGCGCGGCACCCCGAGCGGCCCGCCCCAGCGATGGGTGACACGCACGCCGTCCAGCTCCGGGAAGAGGTCGACGAGGAGCTTCGCCAGGTGGCCGTGCACCACCTCGTCCTGGTCGAACTCCGGGCGGATGGCGGAGCCGAAGTGGTAGGGCGCGCCGCGGCCCCCGAGCGCCACGCGCCCGTCCGCGGTGCGCTGGCCGTAGATGACCATGTGGCCGTAGTCCGCGAAGAGCTGCCGGTCCTGGAAGCCGACCGAGCGCGCCTGCTCGTCGGAGAGGGGCTCCGTCGCGATCATCAACGAGTACAGGGGGATGAGCGTCCGGTGCTCGCCGGGGAGGTCGCGCGTGTACCCCTCGGTGGCGCGCAGGACGGTCCGCGCCCTCACGGTGCCCGCGCCGCCTTGGCTCCGGAAGCGCACGGCGCCGGTCTCGATGGCGGTCGCCTCGGTGGCCTCGAACAGCCGCACGCCCAAGCGCTCGCAGGCGCGAGCCAGGCCGTGGGCGAGCAGCGCCGGCTGCAGGGCCGCCGCCCGCGGCATGAAGCTGGCGCCCAGCACGTTCGTCATGCCGGTGAGGGCGCGCGCTTCCGCCGCGTCCAGGTAGCGGACGTCCTCCTCGCTCAAGCCGAGGGCGTGCTGCTCCTCCACGTCCGCGCGGGCGCGCTCGGCCTGCAGCGCGCTGCGGGCCGCGATGAACCTGCCGCCCAGCGCGTAGCGGCAGTCGATGCCCTCCGCCTCGCACACGCGGCCGACCTCGCCGACGGCGTCGAGCGCCGCGAGTTGGAAGCGCAGCGCCGCCTCCTCGCCGTGGCGGAACGCGAGCGTGGCGAGTCCGAGCGGGTACTCGGGGTGGCACCAGCCGCCGTTCCGACCGGAGGCGCCGAACCCGACGTGCTCGCGCTCCAGCACGACCACGTCCAGCCCGGGATCGAGGCGCTTGAGATAGTAGGCGGTCCACAGGCCCGTGAAGCCCGCGCCGACGATCGCGACGTCGGCCCGCTTGTCCTCCGTCAGGTGCGGACGCGCTGGTCCTATGGGTACGTCCTCCCACCACAAGGGGGAGGGCTTGGCGAACTCCAACGACATGCCTGCTCCAAGGGGCCTCGGGAGGCCGAGTTTCGGTTAGTGATAAGGATACCCGGCGGCGCTCCGTGAGACGGCGTGCGTGAAGCCTGGGCTCGTCGGCTGCGCCGTGGCGCGTGTGCCAGATGGGCCTTCCTCCTCGTCAGCCCGGCCGCCGGGCCTCGATGAGGTGCCGGGTCGAGTGCGCCACCAGTGGCTCGCCGCCGCGCAACTGGGCGTCAAGGCCTTCGAGCACCTCCCGGTACTTGACGACGGAGAAGCCCGGCACCCACCAGACGCACTTGCGCAGTAACCACACGACGGCACCCACGTCGTGGAGCTCCATGCGGCAGCGTGCCGTGCGCAGGTCGGTGACGACGAGGCCGGCCCGCCGAGCGGCGCCCGCCTCGGCCTCCGGGTCGCGCAGCAAGCGCTCCCTGGGCAGTGGCCCGAGGAAGTGCTCGATCAGCTCGAAGGCCGAGGCGGGCCCCACGTGCTGCGCGAAGTAGCGACCGCCCGGCTCCAGCACGCGGTGGATCTCCGACCAGTCCGGACGCACCGGATGCCGCGAGGTGACGAGGGCGAAGGACCCCTCACGGAACGGGAGCGGCGCTCCCGCCTCCGTCTCGACGACCTCGACCCCTCGCGGACCGAGCAGCTTCCTAGCCCGCTCGGCGTTCGGCGGCCAGGGCTCCGTTGCCACCATGCGCGGCGGGAAGACGGGAGACTCCGAGAGGACCTCGCCGCCGCCCGTGTCCAGGTCGAGCGCCGAGGGAACTCGCCCCAGGCGGTCGGCGAGGAGCCTGGCGTAGCCCCAGGGCGGGCGCTCCTCCGTGGCGCGGCCGTCGAGGAAGCCGAAGCCCCAGCCCGTCACGTCTGCCGCCTCGGCCTCCGCGATCAGGTCGTCGAAGGGGCGCATCCGGGACACTCTACCGAGGGCGCTCCGGCGTGGGTGCCGTGCGCCCCTCGCCGCCGTGCGTCACGGCAACCGTCGGTAGGCGCGCACGGCCAGAGGAACGAACACCGCCGTCAGCGCCAGCGGCCAGAGCGCCGCGAACTGGACGGCGTGGTCCGCCATGAGCGTTAGGCCGGGTGTCTGCGCGCCGGACAGTAGCTCGCGAACGGCGGACGTGGTCGCCGATAGGGGGTTCCACTCCGCGACCATGCCGAGCCAGGTCGGCATGGTGCGCGGGTCGACGAACACGGTGGAGAGGAACGCCACGGGCCAGACCGCGAGCTGCGCGGCCGACAGCGCTTCCGGAGTCCCGGCCTTCAGGCCGATCCACACGCCCGCCCACAGGAGGCCGAACCTCAGCGACAGCAGGAGGAGGTAAGCCTGGGCGATCTGACCTGGACCGGCGTCAGGCCGCCATCCGAGCGCGAGACCGGCGGCGCTGACGATCGCCAGTTCGACAGCGGCGGTGAGCATGTCGGCGAAGACGCGCCCGAGCAGCACGGAGCCGCGCGAGATGGGCAGGGTCCGCAACCGGTCGGTCACCGTCTTGGCCGCGTCGTTCGTGACCGCACCGATGGTCGACTCGATGCCGGAGAGCATCGTGAAGGCGAGGATCCCCGGCACGACGAAGACGATGTAGTCGCCGGTCGTGCCCGCGATCGCCCCGCCCAGCAGGCCGCCCATGAGCAGCATGACGAGGACCGGGAACAGGAGCTGGATGCTGAACGCGACCGGGCGTGCGCGCCAGTGCGCGATGGCCCGGCTTGTGAGGATCAGCGCCTCGCGCAGCAGGCGCCGGCGTGGGGCGCGTTCGACGTCTGTCACGGTCATGTCACCGCTCCTTGCCGTGCAGGTGGAGGTAGACGTCTTCGAGGGTCGGTTCCCGCAACTCCATCCGGGGCTCGCCGACGAGCGCCTTGAGGCTGGCTGTCGTTCCCGTGGCTAGCACCTTCCCCTCGCTCAAGATCACGACGTCGTCGGCGAGCTCGTCGGCCTCCTGCAGGTACTGGGTCGTGAGCAGCACGGTCGTGCCGTCGGCGACGAGGCCTCGCACCGCGTCCCAGATCGTGCGCCGCGCGACGGGATCGAGGCCTGTGGTGGGCTCGTCGATCAGCAGGACCGAGGGCCGGGTGATGAACGAGGTCACCAGGTCGAGCCGGCGCCGCATGCCGCCGGAGAAGGCGGACACCCGTTTGTCGGCGTGTTCGCCGAGCCCGCCCTGCTCGAGCAGCTCCAGCGCGCAGGCGCGCGCCTCGGAGCGGGATAGCCCGATCAAACGCGCGAACAGCACGAGGTTCTCGCGGGCGGAGAGCACGTCGTCCAGCGCGGCGTACTGCCCCACGACGCCGATCGAGGCGCGCACCTCGCGGGGGTGGCGGTCGACGTCCCAGCCGTTCACCTCGACGGTGCCAGCGTCCTTGCGGGTCAACGTCGTGAGGATCCGGAGCAAGGTGGTCTTGCCCGCACCGTTCGCTCCCAGGAGGGCACAGACCCGGCCGGGGTCAACGGTCAGGCTCACGTCGTCGAGCGCGGGGCGGTCCGCGCCCTCGAACGACTTGCGCACCCCTCGCGCGCTGATCGAGCCACGGTTGTGCTTAGGACGGCTCATGCTCGTTCCCTTCGTTCATCGCGCCATACCTCCTCGCCCCCTGGGCTATACGATGTACTATACAACGTATATAAGATAGAATGAGGCTGTGCCCACGCGCGCCGGCATCGACGAGCTGAGGCTGCTCGGGCTCCTGTGGCGCGAGTCGCCGCCCGGCCCTCGCAGCGGTGTCGGCACGCGCGCCGTCACGGCGCTGGCCGTTGAATTGGCTGACCGAGAGGGGCTTGAGGTGGTGACCATCCGGCGGCTGGCCGCGGAGGCCGGCGTCACCGCGATGGCGCTCTACCCGCACATAGGCGGACGCGCCGAGCTCGTCGAACTGATGCTCGACCACGTGGCGGGCGCCACCTACGCGCGAGCCGGGGAACCCGACGATCCAGATTGGCGCCTGCGCCTCACAGCCGTCGCAGAGGCGAACTGGGCTAGCTGCCTCGCGCACCCCTGGGTCACCGACGTCGCCCCGGGCCGCTCGGTGCCCGGTCCCGGCGCGTCGACCAAGTACGAGACCGAACTCCGCGCGCTGAACGGGATCGGGCTCACGGACATCGAGATGGAGTACACGCTGACCGCTCTCCTTGCCCTCGTCCAAGGCGCGGCGCGCGCCGCCGTAGCCGACCGTCGCTCGCGCGAGCCGGGGGAGCAGAACGACGCGGGATGGTGGTCGAGGTTGGAGCCGGCCCTGGCCGCGGTCATCGGCGACGCCGGCAGGTTCCCGACCGCCGCGCGCGTGTCCCGGGCGCTGGGCGAGGCGACGGGGAAGGCCAGCGACCCGGAGGGGGCCTACCGGCATGGTCTGGACCTGTTCCTCGACGGTCTGGCTCGTCGGCTTCGGTGAAGTCGGGCGGCGGCCGAGCCGCAGTGGCCCGGTAACCGAGAGCTACTCGTCGGGTACAGGTGCAGTACCGTGCGGCATGAACCCCGACCTTCGGAACCCCGGGAGCCAAGATGCTTGACGAAGGCGAGCCGATCATCGAGCGCCCCGAGCCCGGCGAGGTCGTGTGGCGCGACGCGGAGGGCGTGACGTGCCGCCGGTGGAACTGGCGGCAGGGGCGCAGAACGCAGCTGACGGACGAGACGACCTCGGCGCTCTTCATCCTCGATGCCCTCGGTGCCGTGGACGACCTGGCCTTGCGGGCGGCCGTCGATGATCTGGTCGGGCGTTTGTGCGGGCTGGGAGCTGCGGTGCGGGTGGCGCGGCGGGTGTTGGCGGTCGGCAGCCACCGGCGTGTCTAGCGGATCGGAATAGTTATCTTATTGTGATAACATAGGGCGGTGGCCGAGGTCCGCGACTCAAGCCTTGACACCCTTCTGGACCTTGACGGCCAAGTGCTGGTTGTCGATCCGGTGGGTGGACACTGGGTGAAGTTCGTCGTCACTCGTGTTCCCGTGTCTACGGCGAAACCCCACGGTCTCGACTATTCGTTGACGCTCCATGGGCCAGCTGGTGAGCGGCTCGTGGGCTTCGATAACGCTCACCCTGTTGGACGCGGCGCACTCGGCGCGCCGTCGGACCACCGCCACCGTCTCAAGGCGGTAAGGGCCTACACCTACCAGGATGCCGCCACCCTGTTGACCGACCTCTGGCAAGCGGTCGACGCGATGCTGAGAGAACGAGGTGTGCTATGACGATCTTGAGAGTCGGAATCGCTGATTACGAGGAGATGAAGGCGAGAACCCTGCGAATCGCACGCGGGGAGGAGGAGCTGACAGAGAACGCCCCGAAGGTCTGGTTCACATCTATCGAGTCGTTCGCTCGAGTCCTGTCTGCCGGGAATAGAGAACTGCTCCGCGTCATCGACGAGCGGACACCGGGCTCCCTCGAAGAGTTGTCAGAGATGACTGGGCGTGCGAAGTCCAACCTCTCACGCACGTTGAAGAAGATGGTCAGTTACGGGCTCGTGCGTATGGAGAAAGGCGAAGGACGACGACTCGCGCCGCGTGTTGCCCATGACAGGGTCGAGCTGGACTTGCAGTTGACGGGACGCACCCGAGAGTAGGTTTCATGCGGCGATGGTCAATCAAGATCTTGCGCCGAGCCGCACGACCTTCAGCGCGCACGACGAGCGCCAAGCCTACGCGAACACGAGGGTGCCAGCGACTACGAACATGAGCACCGCGATCAGCCCGTCCAGCACGCGCCATGCGCGCTTACCGCGCAGCACGGGGGAGAGGTAGCGGGCTCCGAAGCCGAGGGCCGAGAACCACAGGACGCTTCCCAACATCGCCCCAGCCGCGAAGAGCCACCGGCCCGGACCGTAGGTCGCGGCCACGGACCCGACCAGGAAGACCGTGTCGAGGTAGACGTGCGGGTTGAGCCAGGTGAAGGCGATGGCGGTGAGGAGTACCGGTGCCAGGGGCGTGCCCGTCGACGGCCTCTTCTCGTCGGGGCCGTGACGCGCGTCCGTGTCTCCGGCTGACGGGCCGATGCCCGCACGTGACCGTGGGCCGTTGCCGGTGTCTGCCTCGAGCCCGCCGCCGCTCGGCCGCCAGGCGCGCCTGGCGGCCAGCAGCCCGTACGCGACGAGGAAGGCGGCTCCAGCCCAGCGCGCCGCGGTCGTGAGCCAGGGCAGCGCTTCGAGCGCGAACCCCAGCCCCGCCACGCCCGCCAGGATCAGGAGCGCGTCGGAGAGCGCGCAAACGAGCACCACGGCGCCGATATGCTCCCTACGGATACCTTGCCGCAGCACGAAGGCGTTCTGGGCCCCGATCGCGACGATGAGGGACAGGCCTAGGCCGAGGCCTGCTGCGACCGTTGCGAGCACGGATAACTTTACCCATGCCGGCGGGGGAAGTCTCGTGAGGCGTTGCCTCTCGCGCCACCGATGCCGCCAGGGCAAGAAGTGGAGGCGAGGCCCAGGCCCGGGGAGAGGAGCCGGGCTTCGTGGTCAGCACGGCGTCCACTCGCGAGAATGAGACCGCCCACGACATGACGTCGTCGTTTATCCACCCAAGCACTTGATAGATGATGGCCACGTCTGCGTGCAAGTCGCGGCTATGGATCGGTTCGTGATGGGCTACACGGTTGCGCAAATGATGGAGGCGGTGTAGGGCGGCATAGGAAGAGCCACGCTTTTGCGGATGAAGGTTCGGGAACGCGTGCCGGAGGGACCGAGACGCTCGCGAGACAGTGCATCTGCGATCACGCGTAGATGCTCGGTGGGCTCTGTCACCGTGGCCTCCTCGTGTCGTAAAGTGTAGCGAAGACCCCGGAAGGCCTCTGCGAGAGCATGTCTCCGGGGTTGTTACGTTCTAGGCAAGAACCGTCCATGACTAGGCATTGCGCCAGCGGCTCTGAGCGGTAAGCACGATCACCGGTTTGCTCGACACAGGCTCCACCAGTCGCATGACTACGCCACGCCCTCCCGGGGCGGCAGTGAAGCATCCATCCAGTGCTGTGTTGGTACGACTACATAGGCTAAGTTTGGCCCTATATACAGGACCATGCTGCAGTTAGGGTAGCGGCATGACCACGGCCTTCTGGCCGACCTCACTGGTGGTGACCGCGACGCCCGGCACGGGGGCGCTGTTCACGATCGCCGCCGGCATGGCGCGTGGGACGCGGGCCGGACTGGTCGCCGCGCTCGGCTGCACGCTCGGGATCGTGCCCCACATGATGTTGGCGTTGACGGGCGCGGCAGCACTGCTTGCTGCCAGCCCCGTGGCGTTCCAGGCGGTCAAGTGGCTCGGGGTTGCCTACCTCCTCTACATGGCGTGGGGTCTATGGCGGCAGGCCGGCGCTCTTGCCCCCGCTGCCGGGCAGGGAGTAGCCGGTGCGGCGCCATCGGTGGGGCAGGTGATAGGCGGCGCGGTGCTCGTGAACCTGCTGAACCCGAAGCTCACGCTGTTCTTCTTCGTCTTCCTGCCCCTGTTCGTCGACCCTGCGGCGGACGGAGCGGTGTTCAGGATGGCCGGTCTCGGCGCCGTGTTCATGGCGATAACGCTGGCGATCTTCTCCGTCTACGGAGTGTGCGCGGCCTGGCTGGGGCGGTTCGTGACCGGCAGGCCGCCCGTCATGCGGTGGCTCGGCCGCGTGTTCGCCGCCTCGTTCGTGGTCCTGGCCGGCATTCTCGCCTTCGCCGGCCTCTGACTTGGTGACGCCTCAGGTCGGTAGGAGCCCCGCGAGCGTGCCGAGGGTCTTGAGCGCCTGCTCGAGCCTTGCGGGAGGATGGGGACCGTAGCCGATGACCAGCCCTGGCGGTCCTGGAGCGAAGCGGTGCTCGGATAGGGGTTTGACGGCGATCCCTTCCGCCGCGGCCCGCGTCGCGAGCGCGGCGTCGTCGATGCGATCTGGGAGCCGAACGAGGAGGTGCAGCCCGGCCGCGACGCCCTCGACCCTGCAGCCGGGGAGGTGACGCCCGATCGCCGCCACCGCCGCGTCCCGGCGCTCCCTATGCCGGAGGCGGAGACGGCGCAGGTGGCGCTCCAACACGCCGGTGTCGATGAGCTCGGCGAGAGCTAGTTGCGGCAGAACGGGGGAGCCGAGGTCGGTGGCCCAACGTTTGCGAACGAGCTCGTAGTGCAGGCCGGCGGGTGCGATCAGCCAGCCGATCCTCAGCGCGGGTGCGAGGACCTTGGAGAGGCTGGAGACGTGAACGGTCCGCTCGGGTGCCGTTGCCTGCAGCGCGCGCACGGGTGCGCGGTCGTAGCGGTACTCGGCGTCGTAGTCGTCTTCGATCACGAACCCGTCGACCTGCTCCGCCCATGCGACCAACGCCCGGCGACGCTCCGGCGAGAGCACCACGCCGGTCGGGAACTGGTGCGCGGGGGTCACGAGGACGGTGCGAGCCGCGGTGCGCGCGAGGGCGTCGACGTCCAGGCCCTGCTCGTCGACCCGGACCGGATGGAGCGCGTCGAGCCAGTGGTCGAGGATGCGGCGGTTGCCTTCCGCTCCCGGGTCCTCTACGGCGCACTCGGCGATTCCCAGGCCACGGAGCACCTGCGCGAGCAGGCTGAGGGCTCCGGTGACGCCGGCCGTGACGACGATCCGGTCGGCGTCCGCAATGACCCCGCGGCTTCGCGCCAGCCACCGGGCGAGCGCGGCCCGCAGGGCCAACGCACCTTGTGGCGGGGCGTATCCCAGCTCCCTGACGGTCGCGGTGGCCAGCACCTTGCGCTCCGCCCGCAGCCACGCTGCGCGCGGGAACGCGGTCAGGTCCGGAACGCCCTCGGAGATGTTCAGCAGCTCCCGCGCGGCTGTAGCTTCCGGGAGGCTCGCGAGCCTCGCTTCGTTTCCGGTAACCAGGTCGGCGACAACGGTGCCTCCCCCGTGGTTGGTGACGACGAGGCCTTCCTCATAGAGCCGCTCGTAAGCCTCCACCACGGTTCCGCGCGCCAGCGCGAGCTCGCCGGCCAACACCCGGCTGGCCGGCAGGCGCGTGCCTGGCGCCAACGCGCCGTTGGCGATGGCGGACCGGAGCTGGTCGGCGAGCCACGCCGTCCGACCGCGCGCCGGCGCCGCGCTCGGATCCAGGTTGAGGAAGTCGGAGCCGGCCATGCGCCGGCGCTCTGGCGAGCCTATGGAAGCACCGGGGAGAGCGCCTCCAGCAACGTCGCGAGCCCTCCATGCGTGCCCGGTCCGGCCCCCTCGGCGTCCTCGCGCGCCTCGAACTCGGCTACCTCCAGGCCGACGACGCGCTCCCGCGGCAGCCCGGCCAGCACCGCCCTGAGCGTGGTGGGTGCGAGACCGCCCGGCACCACGTAGTCCGCGGGCACGTGGCCGGGTTCGAGCGCGTCGCAGTCGAGGTGCACCCAGACCGGGCCGTCCCCCAGTGCGGCCTCGACGGCCCTGGCGACGGCCTCGTCGCTGCCCGCCCTTGGGGGCACCACGGTCGCTCCGGCGACGGCGAGGAGCCTCGACTCCTCTGCGTCCAGGTCGTGGCCGCCAAGGACCACGACGTTCGAGCCAGAGAGGCCGGCGCCGTGGCCGCTGTCCCAGAGCCCGCAGGCGGCCGCCAGCACCATGCCGCCGAGGTAGCCGGACGTCGTCGTGGCCGGC
The Trueperaceae bacterium genome window above contains:
- a CDS encoding LysE/ArgO family amino acid transporter, with protein sequence MLATVAAGLGLGLSLIVAIGAQNAFVLRQGIRREHIGAVVLVCALSDALLILAGVAGLGFALEALPWLTTAARWAGAAFLVAYGLLAARRAWRPSGGGLEADTGNGPRSRAGIGPSAGDTDARHGPDEKRPSTGTPLAPVLLTAIAFTWLNPHVYLDTVFLVGSVAATYGPGRWLFAAGAMLGSVLWFSALGFGARYLSPVLRGKRAWRVLDGLIAVLMFVVAGTLVFA
- a CDS encoding DUF6516 family protein yields the protein MAEVRDSSLDTLLDLDGQVLVVDPVGGHWVKFVVTRVPVSTAKPHGLDYSLTLHGPAGERLVGFDNAHPVGRGALGAPSDHRHRLKAVRAYTYQDAATLLTDLWQAVDAMLRERGVL
- a CDS encoding class I SAM-dependent methyltransferase, which translates into the protein MRPFDDLIAEAEAADVTGWGFGFLDGRATEERPPWGYARLLADRLGRVPSALDLDTGGGEVLSESPVFPPRMVATEPWPPNAERARKLLGPRGVEVVETEAGAPLPFREGSFALVTSRHPVRPDWSEIHRVLEPGGRYFAQHVGPASAFELIEHFLGPLPRERLLRDPEAEAGAARRAGLVVTDLRTARCRMELHDVGAVVWLLRKCVWWVPGFSVVKYREVLEGLDAQLRGGEPLVAHSTRHLIEARRPG
- a CDS encoding TetR/AcrR family transcriptional regulator, with product MPTRAGIDELRLLGLLWRESPPGPRSGVGTRAVTALAVELADREGLEVVTIRRLAAEAGVTAMALYPHIGGRAELVELMLDHVAGATYARAGEPDDPDWRLRLTAVAEANWASCLAHPWVTDVAPGRSVPGPGASTKYETELRALNGIGLTDIEMEYTLTALLALVQGAARAAVADRRSREPGEQNDAGWWSRLEPALAAVIGDAGRFPTAARVSRALGEATGKASDPEGAYRHGLDLFLDGLARRLR
- a CDS encoding Zn-dependent hydrolase, coding for MSPLDPKRTVQELKDLRALTGDENGAWRVAWTDTWLRAREFMREKTDALGLETHMDAAGNVWSTLPGESPVELLIGGHIDSVPGGGWLDGCLNVLAGLEVVRRIKDEYGGRPPVTVRLVDWADEEGARFGRSLLGSSAAGGTLVPDEERHRKDADGVLLVEALKRCGVDLDTMNDAHAELRNAGAYLELHIEQGPVLLDLDLPLGVVLGTFGVERHGIHFRGQAAHSGSTPMNRRRDAFLAAGKMSQEIYAITDELGGVCTIGSCVTRPGIVTSVVAECDITLDQRHLDRVALTRMYERAVEASERFAAEGGVEVTWSKIWGIDPMPFHPELIELADEAVREASGASHRLPSGPLHDAAEVARAGIPTVMLFVQSLHGISHNKIEDTKEEHIEQSVVALDRLASKTIAWLRR
- a CDS encoding FAD-binding oxidoreductase, with product MSLEFAKPSPLWWEDVPIGPARPHLTEDKRADVAIVGAGFTGLWTAYYLKRLDPGLDVVVLEREHVGFGASGRNGGWCHPEYPLGLATLAFRHGEEAALRFQLAALDAVGEVGRVCEAEGIDCRYALGGRFIAARSALQAERARADVEEQHALGLSEEDVRYLDAAEARALTGMTNVLGASFMPRAAALQPALLAHGLARACERLGVRLFEATEATAIETGAVRFRSQGGAGTVRARTVLRATEGYTRDLPGEHRTLIPLYSLMIATEPLSDEQARSVGFQDRQLFADYGHMVIYGQRTADGRVALGGRGAPYHFGSAIRPEFDQDEVVHGHLAKLLVDLFPELDGVRVTHRWGGPLGVPRDWRPSVTYDRVTALGHAGGYVGDGVALSNLAGRTLAELVLGRTSERTDLPWVQHRWPRWEPEPLRYVGVNTGLWLTRSADREEARTGRPSPRAKLGNRLRGKVA
- a CDS encoding winged helix DNA-binding protein, whose protein sequence is MTILRVGIADYEEMKARTLRIARGEEELTENAPKVWFTSIESFARVLSAGNRELLRVIDERTPGSLEELSEMTGRAKSNLSRTLKKMVSYGLVRMEKGEGRRLAPRVAHDRVELDLQLTGRTRE
- a CDS encoding ABC transporter permease, translating into MTVTDVERAPRRRLLREALILTSRAIAHWRARPVAFSIQLLFPVLVMLLMGGLLGGAIAGTTGDYIVFVVPGILAFTMLSGIESTIGAVTNDAAKTVTDRLRTLPISRGSVLLGRVFADMLTAAVELAIVSAAGLALGWRPDAGPGQIAQAYLLLLSLRFGLLWAGVWIGLKAGTPEALSAAQLAVWPVAFLSTVFVDPRTMPTWLGMVAEWNPLSATTSAVRELLSGAQTPGLTLMADHAVQFAALWPLALTAVFVPLAVRAYRRLP
- a CDS encoding ATP-binding cassette domain-containing protein gives rise to the protein MSRPKHNRGSISARGVRKSFEGADRPALDDVSLTVDPGRVCALLGANGAGKTTLLRILTTLTRKDAGTVEVNGWDVDRHPREVRASIGVVGQYAALDDVLSARENLVLFARLIGLSRSEARACALELLEQGGLGEHADKRVSAFSGGMRRRLDLVTSFITRPSVLLIDEPTTGLDPVARRTIWDAVRGLVADGTTVLLTTQYLQEADELADDVVILSEGKVLATGTTASLKALVGEPRMELREPTLEDVYLHLHGKER
- a CDS encoding arginase family protein, translating into MPYTVIVSQGRVADRTAGAIPGAAAVGAAVAERLGVSVRKCGTPTAPVDDAWPAALAQAEPTLVELARAVREALDDDLTPLLALNKCPASLGTLPVAAARWPDLKVLWIDAHGDFNTPATTTSGYLGGMVLAAACGLWDSGHGAGLSGSNVVVLGGHDLDAEESRLLAVAGATVVPPRAGSDEAVARAVEAALGDGPVWVHLDCDALEPGHVPADYVVPGGLAPTTLRAVLAGLPRERVVGLEVAEFEAREDAEGAGPGTHGGLATLLEALSPVLP
- a CDS encoding LysE family translocator, whose protein sequence is MTTAFWPTSLVVTATPGTGALFTIAAGMARGTRAGLVAALGCTLGIVPHMMLALTGAAALLAASPVAFQAVKWLGVAYLLYMAWGLWRQAGALAPAAGQGVAGAAPSVGQVIGGAVLVNLLNPKLTLFFFVFLPLFVDPAADGAVFRMAGLGAVFMAITLAIFSVYGVCAAWLGRFVTGRPPVMRWLGRVFAASFVVLAGILAFAGL
- a CDS encoding PLP-dependent aminotransferase family protein produces the protein MAGSDFLNLDPSAAPARGRTAWLADQLRSAIANGALAPGTRLPASRVLAGELALARGTVVEAYERLYEEGLVVTNHGGGTVVADLVTGNEARLASLPEATAARELLNISEGVPDLTAFPRAAWLRAERKVLATATVRELGYAPPQGALALRAALARWLARSRGVIADADRIVVTAGVTGALSLLAQVLRGLGIAECAVEDPGAEGNRRILDHWLDALHPVRVDEQGLDVDALARTAARTVLVTPAHQFPTGVVLSPERRRALVAWAEQVDGFVIEDDYDAEYRYDRAPVRALQATAPERTVHVSSLSKVLAPALRIGWLIAPAGLHYELVRKRWATDLGSPVLPQLALAELIDTGVLERHLRRLRLRHRERRDAAVAAIGRHLPGCRVEGVAAGLHLLVRLPDRIDDAALATRAAAEGIAVKPLSEHRFAPGPPGLVIGYGPHPPARLEQALKTLGTLAGLLPT